DNA from Symphalangus syndactylus isolate Jambi chromosome 22, NHGRI_mSymSyn1-v2.1_pri, whole genome shotgun sequence:
tacacaatgggagaaaatttttgcaacctactcatctgacaaagggctaatatccagaatctacaatgaactcaaacaaatttacaagaaaaaaacaaacaaccccatcaaaaagtgggcagaggacatgaacagacacttctcaaaagaagacatttatgcagccaaaaaacacatgaagaaatgctcctcatcactggccatcagagaaatgcaaatcaaaaccacagtgagataccatctcacaccagttagaatgtccatcattaaaaaaccaggaaacaacaggtgctggagaggatgtggagaaataggaacacttttacactgttggtgggactgtaaactagttcaaccattgtggaagtcagtgtggcgattcctcagggatctcgaactagaaataccatttgacccagccatcccattactgggtatatacccaaaggactataaatcatgctgctataaagacacatgcacacgtatgtttattgcggcactattcacaatagcaaagagttggaaccaacccaaatgtccaacaatgatagactggattaagaaaatgtggcacatatacaccatggaatactatgcagccataaaaaatgatgagttcgtgtcctttgtagggacatggatgaaactggaaaccatcattctcagtaaactatcgcaaggacaaaaaaccaaacaccgcatgttctcactcataggtgggaattgaacaatgagaactcatggacacaggaaggggaacatcacgctccggggactgttgtggggtggggggaggggggagggacagcattaggagatacacctaatgctaaatgacgagttaatgggtgcaggaaatcaacatggcacatggatacatatgtaacaaacctgcacattgtgcacatgtaccctaaaaccctaaagtataataaaaaaaaaaaaaaaagatgaaaagaaaaaaaaaaaaaaaaaatactttaaatcgATTTGTACATTCAGTGCCTAGAACAATACCAGCATTTTGTAGATACCTAAGAATTATTTGTTGTATAAATGATGAATAACTTAAATAAGTTATTATTTATAACATCTATGTACAAACAATATATTACCTCAGAATACAGTGATAACATTTGTTACGTATAAAATGATTTCAATCtcagttaaaaaatgttttttgcatGAGTTATTGTCATATACAGATGCTCACATTGTTTTGCTTATATGAAAATGTTTGTAACTACTATGCACATTTTTGTTACTTAAGCCTTTTGGTCTTGCTGCCGTAGCAAATACTGTGCCTCTTAAGAACATGAACctgttttacttcattttttagcAGATTTCTTAATGAAATATATGCCATACTATTTTGTTTAACACATAAGCAGACACCCTGTCAGAAGCAAAGAGACATCTACTCCACCATTACCACTCATCCCTCTGCTAATGTGGCTGCTGAAGACGTTACCTAGAGCAGAGGACTTTGTGTTCAACCTAAGCACTTTATATCCTTTATTTTCAATTGGGTAGgagataaaataattcagcagctataaaagtcACTCTTCTTAAAGTTGCAGTCTCACCAATGCACCACAATGTAGCAGTCTCTCTTGTGAGGTATCACCTGGAGTTCTTCACCTCACCACCAGGATGATTAAGGAACAGGGACACACGGGTGAGGTTGGAGTGaaagtttaataagcaaaagGAGGAAGCTCTCTGCAGCAGACAAGGGGGTCCAAGTGGATTGCCGTTTTTACAGTTGAATCAAAAAGCTTTTATAAGAAACTCCTCTCAGCTATGTATAAAACTGTCTGCACAATTCCCTTTATATATCCAGCTGTGGGTATGTCTCTAGTCAAGCACAAAGTGGGCTTCTCTTGTTTGTATAACTGTGGGTTTGTTTTAGGTAAGCCCCCCTCCTCCCTGTGCAAGTTCCCACAGAGGCCACCATGTATATGCCTGAAAAAGGGAGGAAAACTTATCCTGGGAGCTTGCGAATTACACAAAGAACAGAAGGCAACTGTACTGGACCTTGCATGCTTATCTGTGCAGGGCTTATCTCTAGGTGCAGTAGTTGTGATTTTTCAGGCAGACAGCTTCCCTGAGGACCAGTCTCTTTCTTGTTTACTCAActaattttcctttccttctccctcaaCATTATGCAGCAAAACAGAGTACACTTTTCTTTCCCAGTAAATCAGTGTTGGTACTCCTCTCTGAATACTTGTATTATTggatttcttagaaaaaaaaattggggatcATAATTTAGATGCCATCAAACCATGAACAAAAATATGCTACTTcgtttcccttctcttctcttgtcaCCAGACAATagctagttttcttttctctccaactCCTTTTTTCTGTGCTTctacctcatttttaaaaaaaaaacttctacacatttccaATCTTAGTATAGCAGACATCAAATATGTGGTCAAACTACGTACATAGGAAGAGttgaattatataattatattcaagcattttaaaataactcccCTTCAGTTGGTTTTGCAACTGGTTTTGCAGTTATTTTACATAATCAAATGTCTTCCTGATATATGTCCCAACCCAGTGGTTTTCCAGCTCTGCTTTGTTTTCTAATTGCATCAGAATTatccacaattctttttttttttttttttttgagatggagtctcactgttgcccaggctggagtgcagtggcgtgatctcagctcactgtcatctctgcctccccgattcaagtgattctcctgcctcagcctcccaagtagctgggactacaggcgtgcaccaccatgcctggctaatttttgtatttttaatagagatgaggtttcaccatgttggccaggctggttttgaattcctgacctcaagtgatccactgcctgagcctcccaaagtaagAATTATCCAAAATTCTTATGATAAATATGGATAAATCAGCACAACGCaagatttaagaaataaaaatttccaagagAAGAAACCCAGGAATATGCGTTGAAAATGTCTCCCTCAGGTGATTCTGACGTGACATGTGGTCTGAGTTTAAAATGCAAGGAAAATTACCTTCCCTGCCTGACAGTTGGCCCTTGTGTCCGGATGTCCCTCTTCCCCTTTCTCATTGTgctctctccgtctgtgccttTGTTATACTCTCCCTCCACTTCTCATCCAGATGCCAAGCCCTCTTCCATCAATTGTCCTAAAACTCCAAATGGTCAGTTGCCTCTAAACTTCCCTCTGTCCCATGAACAAGTTATACAGGCAAATGTAGAATTTAAGCTTGGACCAAGCTGAATCAAGAGCTGCAATTAAAGATTTCCCTAAACCCAGAGGGGACCAGTAAATACTTATAGAAGATTTTGGATTTCCTCTGAGTGCATAAGGCTCTGGGTAACCTGATGCTATAGTCCAAATGTTATTGTCCCCCTCAAATTCAAGTGTTGAAATCTAATTCCCTATATGATGatatttggaggtagggccttgGGGAATGGTTAGATCATGAAGGCAGGGACCACATGAGTGGGATTAGTAGCCCCTATTGAAGCCACCATAGAGAGCTCCCTCATcccttctgtcatgtgaggacatGGTAGAAACATGGCTGTCTATGAACCACAAAGCAAGCCCACACCGGACATGGAATCTGCTAACCACTTGACCTTGAATTTTGCCatctccagaactgagagaaacaAATTTGTTTATAAGCTTCCTCATCTATGGCCTTCTGTTTTGACCCCAGATTAGctaaaaacaccaaaatatcAACTTGTGCACCAAATTTTGGAAATGGATGCTAAAACTTTGATGGCAAAAGGTGACTGATCTGCCTGAGAAATGAACCTACATGATCCCTCTTTCCACAAAGCTGGAGGGAGAGTCAACACAAGCAAAAATAGGTCAAAGTCTTCTAAAAGCCACACCTGAAGGGTTTTCAATACCACTTGATCAGATGGTAATTTAATCACACAAAGAACCACAATAAAACACACAACTATCAGAGGTTTTCAACATTGCCTCAAAAACACCATCTACAATATTAGGGAGTGAAAGAAGTCATGGAAGTTTCAAAAAGTCAAACTTTATTTCAGTGTTATGGTAGAAATTTGAAATTCTTAGTTAAGCTATGAATAAATCCTTGCGCAGGTGCAGGCGTGGAGATTCTGGGGTGCAGCTGCTGAGTTTAAAAGCTTCCTTTGGAGATACCCCCTGGCCCCCTCACCCCCTGTTCGCCTGTCAAGAAGAGGCCACCCTGGGCAGCACATTAGAGGCAAATGGCCCAGATGCCTAGCTGAGGGCAAACCTCCATGCCTCTCCAGGAGGCATGGAGGTCGCCTCTGGGAGTAGAAGGACCTGCTGGAACCCCTGCTCACAGGTTCCTTTTCTTGCTCTCCAGCTCCTCCTGCAGGCAGGCAAACACCcccagcagcagtagcagcaggcCCTTCAGCAGCAGGGCTGCTGCTCTGCTGAATGACAGAAGTCCCTCTCCAGTGAGGCAGAGAAGCCCAGGTTGCACACCCTGGTCTCTGCCTCCATAGCGTCCACTGTGCCCAGGACTGGGAGCAGTGTGGGACCTGCTGGCTGGAGCTGTGCTGGTCACCCCTCTCTGCCACCTCTAGCTCCAGCCACACTTTCAGCTCCAGGGCTGAGGCCGGTGGCTCTACCAGAGGTGCCATGAAGTCAGGCAGCTCCTCACTGGGCTGGTCCTGAGCAGGGCAGCGGCAGGAGGGCTCTGGAGCTTCCTCTAGCTCCAGCGCTGTCCTTGGAGGGGGCCCTGCCCCTGGTGCTGGCACTGGCTCAACAGGTGGCACTGGAAATAGCTGTATTTCTGCACCTGAAGCAGGAGCTGAAAAAGGAGAGAGGTCACCAATATCACTCACTTTCCACTGGAATTTCCAAACATGAAAACAACCTCACTGGATTTAAAGGAATTTCAGCCTGAAAACATTGTCCCTGGAAAGACTTCCAGACTGCAGGTGACCTCACCATGTGCCTGTGTCTCAATGAGCTCCAGAGGCTCCAGCTGGACAAGGACAATGTGCAGATGTGGCCCTGGTGGGATCACTGGTGAGGCCTGGCCTGGTAGCTCCATCTGGGGCCTGATGTCTACCTGTTGGTTCCTGTCCTGTGGTACCTGGGAGGGCCTTCTGCCAAATGGCCAGAGGCATCTGGGGTGAGGGATGAGCCTACAAGGGCATCATGGGAAAAGAAAGGCTCTCACTCCTGCCATTCCTGAAGCAGGAGCCTTGAGATGTGGGGAATGCAACACAATAACATCTTGCTCTCTTGAGCGTCTCCCACCAAGTGAGCTGGCTATGGGGCTAACTCAAGGATGTGGGTGCCTGGTTAtcggaattctttttttttttttttttgagacatagtctcattctgttggccaggctggagtgcagtggcatgatcttggctcactgcaacctccgcctactgggttcaatcaattctcctgcctcagtctcctgagtagctgggattacaggcacaagacatgcaccaccacacctggctagtttttttgtgtttgtttgttttttgtatttttagtagacgtggttttaccatgttgatcaggctggtctcgatctcctgatttcatgatcctcctgcctcggcctcccaaagtgctgggattacaggtgtgagccactgtgcctggcctggttacCAGAATTCTAAGTTCTGTTAGGGTCTATTGCCAAAGAAGTGAGGTCACTTCTTTAAGTTTCTatcccctcagcctcctccttccAGAAGACCTACTCAGGACCCCAGTGGGCTGCTGACTGCTCACCCTCCCCACAGGTCAACTCCTTACCTGTACACAGTTATGTCCACCCAGGGCCTGCTTGGACACCTGCACCTGATGTTCACCAGGGGCTTAGGAATCCACTTGGGGCCTGGGATCCTACAGCGGCCTAATGTCACCCTGCAGATTGGGTAGCCACCTGGGGACCAGGTATCAACCTGGGGACTGTGGTTGACCTGCAGGCTAATGTCCACCTGGGGACTGGTTATTCACCTGAGGCCTGATGCGCACCTGGGGCCAATGTCCCCCTCAGGGTGAATTCCACCTCAGGCCTGTATGTCCACCTGGGGCCTGATGTCTGCCTTAGATATGTGTCCCACTGGGGCCTTGTGTTCACTGGGGACTGGTATCCAGCTGTGGCCTGATGACCTACTGCATCCTGCTGCTCACCTATGGCCTGGTGTCTACCTGGTGATCACCTGGGAGCTGGATATCAACCTGAGGCCTGGGTGTCCACTTAAGGCCTGATGTGTGCCTGGGGCCTGATTGTCCACCTGGGGACTGGGTGTCCACCTTGGGTCTGATGTCTACCCAAAGTTAGGTATCTACCTAAGGCTTGGTGTCTACCTGTGGCCTGATGTCCACATGAGTCTGGGGTTCAGTTGGGGCCTGCTGTACATCTGGGACCTTGGTGTCTATCTGAGGCCTGATGTCTGCCTGGTGACTGCCAACCTCTTGAGGCCTGATATCCACCTGGGAATGGTTTATCCATGGAAACGGTTATGTCCACCTGGGGCTGGATGTCGCCGAGGGGCTAGATGTCCACCTATGGCCCCGTGTCCACCTAGGGCCTGATGTCCACCTGTGGCATGGTGTTCACCTGAGACCCAGGTGTTTACATAGGGCCTGATGTCCAGCTGCTGCCTAGGTGCCCACCGGGGGCCTTGTGTTAACCTGGGGACTGGTATCCAGCTGGGTCCTAATGACCACCTCGGTTGAATTGTTTGCCTAGAGTTTGGTATTCACTTAGGGTTTGAGTGTCAGCCTTGGACCTGGTGTCCACCTGGGCCTTGGGTATCAAACTAGGGGTTTGGTGTCCAGTTGAGATATCCTGTGCACCTGGGGTCTGAGTGTTTGCATGAGGCCAGATGACCACTGGGGGCCTGAACGTCAATCTGGTGTCTGAAATTCACTGGGAGCCTAGGTATCCACCTGGGGCCTGATGTCCACCTGGGACTAGGTGTCAACATGTGGCCTGATGTAAACCTCTAGTTCAGTGTCCACCTTGGGCCTGATGTCCACTGGGGGACTGATGTTCACCTTTGATCTGATGTCCACCTGGAAACCGTGTATTCACCCATGGCCTGATGGTCACCTGGGGTTGAATGTCCAACTGTGGCCAGATGTGCACCTGAAACCTG
Protein-coding regions in this window:
- the LOC129472145 gene encoding LOW QUALITY PROTEIN: uncharacterized protein C2orf27A-like (The sequence of the model RefSeq protein was modified relative to this genomic sequence to represent the inferred CDS: deleted 1 base in 1 codon); translated protein: MKSGDRDQPDQHAPASGAEIQLFPVPPVEPVPAPGAGPPPRTALELEEAPEPSCRCPAQDQPSEELPDFMAPLVEPPASALELKVWLELEVAERGDQHSSSQQVPHCSQSWAQWTLWRQRPGCATWASLPHWRGTSVIQQSSSPAAEGPAATAAGGVCLPAGGAGEQEKEPVSRGSSRSFYSQRRPPCLLEGMEVCPQLGIWAICL